Proteins encoded by one window of Lathyrus oleraceus cultivar Zhongwan6 chromosome 1, CAAS_Psat_ZW6_1.0, whole genome shotgun sequence:
- the LOC127087932 gene encoding uncharacterized protein LOC127087932 produces the protein MMLDELVDLDEERLNALELLRQQKKRIEVSYNNKVKVKSFAPEDLVWKVILPMDRKDRALGKSSPKWEGPFQILQIFSNGAYEIEELSEDKRILRVNGKYLKKYKPTIQEVKIRDE, from the coding sequence ATGATGTTGGATGAATTGGTTGATTTAGACGAGGAAAGGTTAAATGCCTTAGAATTACTAAGGCAACAAAAGAAGAGGATAGAAGTTTCTTATAATAATAAAGTGAAAGTTAAAAGTTTTGCACCCGAAGATTTGGTCTGGAAAGTAatccttccaatggatcgaaaAGATAGAGCTTTGGGGAAATCGTCCCCAAAATGGGAAGGCCCTTTCCAAATATTACAGATATTCTCTAATGGTGCCTATGAAATCGAAGAGCTTAGTGAAGATAAAAGGATTCTAAGAGTAAacgggaaatatttgaaaaagTATAAACCGACAATCCAAGAAGTAAAAATAAGAGACGAGTAA